A genomic stretch from Deltaproteobacteria bacterium includes:
- a CDS encoding serine/threonine protein kinase, which translates to MTDEPLEPLPSESAAPSYRILKKLASGGMGEIYLARLKREGGFEKELVIKKLLPIYAQNQSFVRMFLNEARLASKLSHSNIIHIFDLGKLDDSYFIAMEYLQGENLSDLLDEVRTRGGSIPPSAVLEILCQLLRGLDYAHRKTDTNGQPLKIVHRDISPKNLLVSFEGELKIIDFGLAKASLYDNKTDAGTLKGSYSYMSPEQISGKALDFRTDLFSAACVGFELFTLEKLFPSRLGLKPMFEKIAAGDISCTVNGEDCWQRIPEPVRAPLRKALSFDPAGRYPATATMLEVFEDLRISKAAGEGPPLKAWMKEFFQEKIAIQEHNRMAEKTAVAAGELSGAENPIPLGAIDRLYQPIVMTLLFLLITGAAWAGKQLYKRHQGPPLAIATIITDPPGARMSVSGQWAEGRTPLELHDLQPGRDYPLRFEASNHKPLETVLQLQGGGRQTTKFTLEREKGRILAATVPPGAEIFLNGRPTGLTTPSELTDIELFTPNKLELRLAGYRTEDVDFELEAAQLRRITVEMVPSSSRITIQSTPIGADVQADDVVIGKTPLTWNDAEPGRPYRIEIAKAGYKTHERRVTASADGASIDLSVTLEPIRGRVAWTGAKLRGLTVNGKLAPANGADLTEGSYVYRGKFPGGQELTVRLEVSRQATGGLAGTASVNVVPYAQVDINGRSVRTTPVSDLRLGKGTNRISIAPPGGAKATLEVGLP; encoded by the coding sequence ATGACTGACGAACCGCTCGAACCACTGCCGTCCGAATCGGCAGCCCCGTCATACCGGATACTGAAGAAACTCGCTTCCGGCGGAATGGGAGAGATCTATCTCGCCCGGCTGAAGCGGGAAGGCGGATTCGAGAAGGAACTGGTCATCAAGAAGCTTCTGCCCATCTATGCGCAGAACCAGAGCTTTGTACGGATGTTTCTTAACGAGGCCCGCCTCGCGTCGAAACTGAGCCATTCGAACATCATTCATATCTTCGATCTGGGGAAACTGGACGATTCGTATTTCATCGCGATGGAATATCTCCAGGGCGAGAACCTGAGCGACCTGCTCGATGAGGTCCGTACCCGTGGCGGGTCCATTCCTCCCAGCGCCGTGCTGGAAATACTCTGCCAGCTTCTCCGCGGGCTCGACTATGCGCATCGCAAGACCGACACCAACGGCCAGCCGCTGAAGATCGTGCACCGGGACATCTCACCAAAGAACCTGCTGGTATCGTTTGAAGGCGAACTGAAGATCATTGATTTCGGCCTCGCCAAGGCGTCCCTCTATGACAACAAGACCGATGCCGGAACACTAAAGGGCTCCTATTCTTACATGTCGCCGGAGCAGATATCCGGCAAGGCACTCGATTTCCGGACAGACCTGTTCAGCGCCGCCTGCGTCGGATTTGAACTGTTCACTCTGGAAAAACTGTTCCCGTCCCGGCTGGGCCTGAAGCCCATGTTCGAAAAGATCGCCGCCGGCGACATCAGTTGCACGGTAAACGGCGAAGATTGCTGGCAGCGGATTCCGGAACCTGTACGCGCGCCGCTACGCAAGGCGCTCAGTTTTGACCCGGCTGGACGGTATCCAGCCACTGCAACAATGCTGGAAGTCTTCGAAGATCTGCGCATTTCCAAGGCAGCGGGCGAAGGCCCCCCGCTCAAGGCATGGATGAAGGAATTTTTCCAGGAAAAAATCGCCATCCAGGAACACAACCGGATGGCGGAAAAGACAGCCGTTGCCGCCGGGGAACTTTCCGGCGCGGAAAATCCCATACCTCTTGGCGCCATTGACCGGCTGTACCAACCGATCGTGATGACGCTGCTATTCCTGCTCATCACGGGCGCTGCCTGGGCCGGGAAACAGTTGTACAAGCGGCATCAGGGCCCGCCGCTCGCCATCGCGACCATCATCACCGACCCTCCCGGTGCCCGGATGAGCGTCAGCGGACAGTGGGCCGAGGGCCGCACTCCGCTGGAACTCCACGATCTCCAGCCAGGCCGTGACTACCCGCTCCGGTTCGAGGCATCGAACCACAAGCCGCTTGAAACGGTACTCCAGCTTCAGGGCGGGGGCCGTCAGACAACCAAGTTCACTCTGGAGAGGGAAAAGGGACGGATACTGGCCGCCACGGTTCCTCCGGGGGCGGAAATCTTCCTGAACGGACGGCCGACCGGCCTCACGACCCCATCCGAGTTGACGGATATTGAGCTCTTCACGCCGAACAAGCTGGAACTGAGGCTCGCCGGCTACCGGACCGAAGATGTGGATTTTGAACTGGAAGCCGCACAACTCCGGCGCATAACCGTCGAGATGGTACCTTCGAGCAGCCGGATTACCATCCAGAGCACGCCGATTGGGGCCGATGTACAGGCCGACGATGTTGTCATCGGAAAAACGCCACTCACCTGGAATGATGCAGAGCCGGGACGCCCCTACCGGATTGAAATAGCCAAGGCGGGTTACAAGACGCACGAGCGCCGGGTAACCGCCTCGGCTGATGGCGCGTCGATTGACCTGTCGGTAACGCTGGAACCGATCCGGGGACGAGTCGCCTGGACCGGCGCCAAGCTCCGGGGACTGACGGTCAACGGGAAGCTCGCACCCGCCAACGGAGCTGACCTCACTGAAGGAAGCTACGTTTACCGGGGCAAGTTCCCCGGCGGCCAGGAACTGACGGTCAGGCTTGAGGTCAGCCGTCAGGCGACGGGCGGACTTGCCGGAACGGCCAGCGTGAACGTGGTTCCCTATGCACAGGTGGATATCAATGGCCGGTCGGTCCGGACGACCCCGGTCTCGGACCTGAGACTCGGCAAGGGCACCAACCGTATCAGTATTGCCCCGCCGGGCGGAGCCAAGGCGACGCTGGAAGTAGGCTTGCCCTGA
- the mnmE gene encoding tRNA uridine-5-carboxymethylaminomethyl(34) synthesis GTPase MnmE: MPGISYARRQMMVLPPLNDTIAAISTAPGVGAIGIVRLSGPRSHALVEKLTGQPLAGPNLLVRRLLADPATRRHLDEAMVAVFRAPDSFSGEDMAEIHAHGNWTLLMDILDTFIALGARRAGPGEFTLRAYLNRKIDLARAEAVADLIHARSEEGRRSAVEALAGRLTRRYEEWKSRILRWKALTEVAIDFTDDVREGEAQPVMAVQVKELAAEVAALVATWERGRAVTEGIRVVLAGNPNAGKSSLFNRLLGENRAIVHEEPGTTRDRIEEWCLVGRIPARLTDTAGIREGTGGVEAEGISRSRQALESADIVLHVVDSVKGLSGEDQAIIAAVDPARRIGIWNKTDLPGTQPLPDTGPWIPVSCATGEGLENLVRAVEVRYGSGNEGPEGIVIARRRQRDALAAVAEALGEAARLMEAGDLPEVVSVEFQAALDRIGELTGETTPDDVLGAIFSEFCIGK; this comes from the coding sequence TTGCCCGGTATCAGCTATGCTCGCCGGCAGATGATGGTGCTGCCGCCCCTGAACGATACGATTGCCGCCATTTCCACCGCCCCTGGAGTTGGGGCCATTGGCATTGTGCGCCTGAGCGGTCCCCGGTCCCATGCCCTTGTGGAAAAACTGACCGGACAGCCGCTGGCCGGTCCAAACCTGCTGGTTCGCCGCCTTCTGGCCGATCCGGCAACCCGTCGGCATCTGGACGAGGCAATGGTGGCTGTTTTCCGTGCCCCCGACAGTTTCAGCGGCGAGGACATGGCCGAAATCCACGCCCATGGGAACTGGACACTGCTCATGGATATTCTGGATACTTTCATCGCGCTGGGAGCGAGGAGGGCGGGGCCGGGAGAGTTCACCCTGCGAGCCTATCTCAACCGCAAGATCGATCTTGCCCGTGCCGAGGCGGTGGCAGACCTGATTCACGCACGTTCCGAGGAAGGCCGCCGCTCGGCTGTTGAGGCACTGGCGGGCCGGCTCACCCGGCGGTATGAAGAATGGAAAAGCCGGATACTGCGCTGGAAGGCGCTGACCGAGGTGGCGATCGACTTTACTGACGACGTGCGTGAAGGCGAGGCGCAGCCGGTCATGGCCGTTCAGGTGAAGGAACTGGCCGCAGAGGTTGCGGCTCTTGTGGCGACATGGGAGCGGGGCCGGGCAGTCACGGAGGGAATCCGCGTTGTGCTCGCGGGCAATCCCAACGCGGGCAAGTCCAGCCTGTTCAACCGGCTTCTGGGGGAGAACCGGGCGATTGTCCATGAAGAGCCTGGCACGACGCGCGACCGGATCGAGGAGTGGTGCCTGGTCGGCCGTATCCCGGCGAGACTTACCGATACGGCAGGTATCCGTGAAGGTACTGGCGGGGTGGAGGCCGAAGGGATCAGCCGTTCCCGGCAGGCGCTGGAGTCTGCCGATATCGTTCTTCATGTGGTCGATTCGGTAAAAGGGCTGTCAGGAGAGGACCAGGCGATTATTGCCGCGGTGGACCCCGCCCGCCGTATCGGTATCTGGAACAAGACCGACCTGCCGGGAACGCAGCCACTGCCGGATACCGGCCCGTGGATTCCCGTCAGTTGCGCGACTGGCGAGGGGCTCGAAAACCTAGTCCGTGCGGTCGAGGTCCGGTACGGCAGTGGCAACGAAGGTCCGGAGGGTATTGTCATCGCCCGGCGCCGCCAGCGGGATGCGCTCGCCGCCGTGGCGGAGGCTCTGGGCGAGGCGGCACGTCTCATGGAAGCGGGTGATCTGCCGGAAGTCGTATCGGTCGAGTTCCAGGCGGCGCTAGACCGGATTGGTGAGCTAACGGGCGAGACGACGCCGGACGACGTGCTGGGTGCGATCTTCAGCGAGTTCTGTATCGGGAAATAG
- a CDS encoding 4-(cytidine 5'-diphospho)-2-C-methyl-D-erythritol kinase: MKDRLDPPMPGGSTTLFAPCKVNFYLEVAGKRAEDGYHELVMVMVPVETGDDISVSLEGPPGVRITCDHPDVPTDERNLVHKAVREFEKARGNPTVTLGVSISIRKRAPVAGGVGGGSSDAASVLAAINELAGRPLQDIQLHEAALSVGADVPFFLDPGPALVEGIGDELTPIEGMPAIPLLLVNPAKPLGTADVYRSLGLQPEPRPAILARKDRKRIGNMVRGMSTDPAAWLRNDLERASIPLLPEIGEIKTALTAAGARAALMSGSGPTVFGLFDTDAAVRAASGKLRKEHPGWLLYPTRTQPS, translated from the coding sequence GTGAAAGATCGCCTCGACCCACCAATGCCCGGCGGCTCAACCACCCTGTTCGCCCCCTGCAAGGTCAATTTTTACCTGGAGGTGGCCGGCAAGCGCGCCGAGGACGGCTACCATGAACTGGTGATGGTGATGGTCCCGGTCGAAACCGGCGACGACATCAGTGTTTCCCTTGAAGGTCCACCCGGAGTCCGTATCACCTGCGATCACCCCGATGTCCCCACCGACGAGCGAAATCTCGTCCACAAGGCGGTCCGCGAGTTCGAGAAGGCACGCGGAAATCCCACGGTCACCCTTGGCGTCAGCATCAGCATACGCAAGCGGGCACCTGTCGCCGGCGGCGTCGGCGGCGGCAGCAGCGACGCGGCAAGCGTGCTGGCTGCCATCAATGAACTGGCCGGCCGGCCCTTGCAGGATATCCAGCTTCACGAAGCCGCACTCAGCGTCGGAGCGGATGTTCCTTTTTTTCTGGACCCCGGCCCCGCCCTTGTGGAAGGGATCGGGGACGAACTCACGCCGATCGAGGGGATGCCGGCGATCCCGCTGCTGCTGGTAAATCCGGCAAAACCCCTCGGCACTGCTGATGTCTACCGGTCGCTGGGGCTTCAGCCGGAACCCCGCCCGGCGATCCTCGCCCGCAAGGACCGTAAACGCATTGGCAATATGGTACGCGGCATGTCCACCGATCCGGCGGCCTGGCTCCGCAATGATCTCGAACGGGCAAGCATCCCCCTGCTCCCCGAGATCGGCGAAATAAAAACGGCCCTGACTGCTGCTGGTGCCCGTGCCGCCCTCATGAGCGGCAGCGGACCCACCGTGTTCGGCCTGTTCGATACGGACGCCGCCGTTCGCGCTGCCAGCGGGAAACTCCGCAAGGAGCATCCCGGCTGGCTGCTCTATCCGACCCGGACGCAGCCGAGCTGA
- a CDS encoding HD domain-containing protein has protein sequence MTDRITRKFVSDIREGDAISEIYLCSELSTGQTNKGKGSTYLRVKLQDRTGTIECRVWDRADDLARRFQAGDYVKVSARASVYQGNVQLTISDMDAVPVSEVDPALFLPATRCDVDWMWGRLRGIISEMQDAHLRELVNRLLDDEEFARRFRQAPAAMGNHHAWIGGLLEHTLSLIYLIKRITPHYPQASQDLCIVGAVFHDMGKVWEYSWDSKIDMTDAGRLVGHLAMAIVKIEEITREIPGFPEPLKLECQHLVAAHHGQLEFGSPKLPQTLEAMIVHMVDNLDSKVNQMTTALTGNPEVHGRWTQYQKSFQTPLYRGGRARELPAGFVPLPEEQEGREGLSGQVAVPAAGDPPTSRPVPLAPAGPRPAKTKKPDKNGEDAQSKGPELPAVRDLFSR, from the coding sequence GTGACCGATCGAATCACACGCAAGTTCGTTTCCGACATCCGCGAAGGCGATGCCATATCGGAGATTTACCTGTGCTCGGAACTTTCCACCGGACAGACCAACAAGGGCAAAGGGAGCACCTACCTGCGCGTGAAACTCCAGGACCGGACCGGGACGATTGAATGCCGTGTCTGGGACCGTGCCGACGATCTCGCCAGGCGCTTTCAGGCGGGTGACTATGTGAAAGTCTCGGCACGGGCGAGCGTCTACCAGGGCAATGTCCAGCTCACCATCTCGGATATGGACGCCGTACCGGTCTCCGAGGTTGATCCGGCACTGTTTCTTCCCGCCACCAGATGCGACGTGGACTGGATGTGGGGGCGGCTGCGCGGGATTATCAGCGAGATGCAGGACGCGCATCTCAGGGAACTGGTCAACCGCCTGCTCGACGACGAAGAGTTCGCCCGCCGGTTCCGGCAGGCACCCGCAGCGATGGGGAATCACCACGCCTGGATCGGCGGGCTTCTGGAGCACACACTCTCGCTCATTTACCTCATCAAGCGGATAACTCCGCATTACCCCCAGGCCAGCCAGGATCTCTGCATCGTGGGGGCCGTATTCCATGACATGGGCAAGGTGTGGGAATATTCCTGGGACTCCAAAATCGACATGACCGACGCGGGCCGCCTTGTAGGTCATCTCGCCATGGCGATCGTGAAGATAGAGGAGATCACCAGAGAGATTCCGGGATTTCCCGAACCACTCAAGCTGGAGTGCCAGCATCTGGTCGCTGCCCATCACGGCCAGCTTGAGTTCGGTTCGCCCAAGCTGCCTCAAACACTGGAGGCCATGATCGTCCACATGGTTGATAATCTGGATTCCAAGGTGAACCAGATGACGACAGCTCTCACGGGCAATCCGGAAGTCCACGGACGCTGGACCCAGTACCAAAAGAGTTTCCAGACGCCGCTCTATCGGGGCGGCCGGGCCCGTGAACTCCCCGCCGGCTTCGTACCGCTTCCGGAAGAGCAGGAGGGCCGAGAAGGGCTATCGGGTCAGGTAGCGGTCCCTGCCGCCGGAGATCCACCCACAAGCCGCCCAGTGCCTCTCGCTCCCGCCGGACCCAGGCCAGCCAAGACAAAGAAACCAGACAAGAACGGGGAAGATGCCCAAAGTAAAGGACCGGAACTGCCGGCTGTAAGGGATCTGTTTTCCCGATAA
- a CDS encoding NAD-dependent epimerase/dehydratase family protein, with amino-acid sequence MATAEETSEQGRKRPASDRRRVLITGVTSTIGRQLAERLMHDKKIDTIIGVSRDPRPYYFDDFNPQKFHYKQVNILKPRELTNLFLDETFKAAKIDTVAHLAFMHRPEDTTREAHELNVEGTKNLLDKSLETPSIRKFIFKSSANVYKIRPFNSVRLKETDDLNFDPDVDPLLKDQVDADMLCRTKMDNKRMKIVILRPSATIGRNVHTFMNTYLESSVCMRVTGFNPMINLIHVKDVIRAIQLAIHKNVQGIFNIAGKETAPLSDFAHLVGAITVPIPQTLVVPLGLLAKQLGLSKFDPRTNIDRIKYSCLLDTTKAKEILGFEPQHHIKFA; translated from the coding sequence ATGGCGACCGCTGAAGAAACCAGTGAACAGGGCAGGAAGCGCCCTGCCTCAGACAGGCGCCGGGTGCTGATTACGGGCGTCACGTCAACAATCGGCCGCCAGCTCGCCGAACGGCTCATGCACGACAAGAAAATCGACACCATCATCGGCGTCTCGCGTGACCCAAGACCCTACTACTTCGACGATTTCAACCCGCAGAAGTTCCACTACAAGCAGGTGAATATCCTGAAGCCCCGTGAGCTCACCAACCTCTTCCTGGATGAAACCTTCAAGGCGGCCAAGATAGATACCGTGGCCCACCTTGCCTTCATGCACCGTCCAGAAGACACCACCCGTGAGGCCCACGAGCTGAACGTCGAGGGGACCAAGAACCTGCTGGACAAGTCGCTGGAAACTCCGTCGATCCGGAAGTTCATCTTCAAGAGTTCAGCCAACGTATACAAGATCCGGCCCTTCAACTCGGTCCGGCTCAAGGAGACCGACGACCTCAACTTTGACCCGGACGTCGATCCGCTTCTCAAGGATCAGGTAGATGCCGACATGCTCTGCCGGACCAAGATGGACAACAAGCGGATGAAAATCGTCATCCTCCGCCCGTCGGCCACCATCGGCCGCAACGTGCATACCTTCATGAATACCTATCTTGAATCGTCGGTCTGCATGCGGGTTACGGGTTTCAATCCGATGATCAACCTGATTCACGTAAAGGATGTCATCCGGGCCATCCAGCTCGCCATCCACAAGAACGTGCAGGGCATTTTCAACATCGCCGGCAAGGAAACGGCGCCGCTATCGGACTTCGCACATCTCGTCGGCGCGATCACGGTACCAATCCCGCAGACGCTGGTTGTGCCGCTCGGCCTGCTGGCCAAGCAACTCGGCCTCTCGAAATTCGATCCAAGGACCAACATTGACCGGATCAAGTATTCCTGCCTGCTGGACACCACCAAGGCGAAGGAAATCCTCGGCTTCGAGCCACAGCACCACATCAAGTTTGCGTGA
- a CDS encoding NAD-dependent epimerase/dehydratase family protein: MATYAITGSSGYVGTRMTRLLLDAPGNHRVIGFDVRPPRIQSDRLEFHNLDIRDPKIGDVLKGRDVASLLHFAFVLDPLYDEKEMTDIDLGGTRNVLDIVLKTGIKHLLATSSTTAYGALADNPVPLREEDPTRAVRAFNYAYDKRLMDEMLRAFQKDHPEVKVCTIRPCIVLGPNVSNYIATQLLNNPVMTLLDGKSIPSQFVHEDDLVRLIHLCVEKQAAGIFNAVGEGTVDSYELARIQKKRAVKMPYFIAYAMVWATWKTKALPFSMPPGILDFYRYPWIASGEKARRELDFTPKFSSRQCFEIILERKDAILKAFNEQMKQRGKR, translated from the coding sequence ATGGCGACTTACGCAATCACAGGCAGTTCAGGATATGTCGGCACACGGATGACCAGGTTGCTGCTCGATGCGCCCGGCAACCACCGGGTGATCGGTTTCGATGTTCGCCCGCCGCGGATACAGAGCGACCGGCTCGAATTCCACAATCTGGACATCCGGGATCCCAAGATCGGCGACGTGCTCAAGGGCCGGGACGTTGCGAGCCTCCTGCATTTCGCGTTTGTGCTGGATCCCCTTTATGACGAAAAGGAAATGACCGATATCGATCTGGGCGGCACACGAAATGTGCTCGATATTGTTCTGAAAACCGGCATCAAGCATCTGCTGGCAACTTCATCCACTACTGCCTACGGTGCGCTGGCCGACAATCCTGTACCCCTGCGGGAAGAAGACCCGACCCGCGCCGTGCGAGCATTCAACTACGCTTACGACAAGCGGCTCATGGATGAGATGCTCCGCGCCTTCCAGAAGGATCATCCGGAAGTGAAGGTTTGCACCATTCGGCCCTGCATCGTGCTCGGGCCGAATGTCTCGAACTACATCGCCACACAGCTTCTCAACAATCCGGTAATGACGTTGCTGGACGGGAAGAGTATCCCCTCCCAGTTTGTCCATGAGGACGACCTGGTGCGGCTGATTCACCTGTGTGTCGAAAAACAGGCGGCTGGCATCTTCAATGCCGTTGGAGAGGGAACGGTCGATTCATACGAACTGGCGCGTATCCAGAAAAAGCGGGCGGTGAAGATGCCCTATTTCATCGCCTACGCGATGGTCTGGGCAACCTGGAAGACCAAGGCGCTGCCGTTCTCCATGCCGCCGGGCATTCTCGACTTCTACCGCTACCCGTGGATCGCGTCAGGTGAGAAGGCCAGGCGTGAACTGGATTTCACCCCGAAGTTTTCGTCACGCCAGTGCTTCGAGATCATACTCGAACGCAAGGACGCAATCCTGAAGGCATTTAACGAACAGATGAAGCAACGCGGAAAGCGGTAG
- a CDS encoding serine hydrolase family protein encodes MSRHLTIIIYGWQASLPGHWQWWVHDELARRGALVKFPQLSDPDHPKLDVWMRELLEIIEPHQGPVHLVTHSLGTWVADHLITRTDREFLSALQVAPPSPDLMFEDVETFFPPPMDTARWQSKVKHRLLVCGDDDIYIDPPEQEKIARIFDCPMKVFPNGGHINIDSGFGPFPFALEWLKSCGLPELS; translated from the coding sequence ATGAGCCGTCACCTGACCATCATCATCTATGGATGGCAGGCGTCGCTCCCCGGCCACTGGCAGTGGTGGGTCCATGACGAACTGGCAAGGCGCGGCGCACTGGTCAAGTTCCCGCAGCTTTCCGATCCCGATCACCCCAAACTGGACGTCTGGATGCGCGAACTGCTGGAGATCATCGAACCGCACCAGGGGCCAGTTCATCTGGTCACCCACTCGCTTGGCACCTGGGTGGCCGATCACCTCATAACCCGGACGGACCGGGAGTTTCTTTCCGCCCTTCAGGTGGCACCCCCCTCCCCTGACCTGATGTTCGAGGATGTGGAGACATTCTTCCCGCCCCCAATGGATACCGCCCGGTGGCAATCGAAGGTGAAACATCGTCTGCTCGTCTGCGGCGATGACGATATCTACATCGATCCTCCCGAGCAGGAGAAGATCGCCCGCATCTTCGATTGCCCCATGAAAGTCTTTCCGAACGGTGGCCACATCAACATCGACAGCGGTTTCGGACCGTTCCCGTTCGCCCTGGAATGGCTGAAATCCTGTGGACTGCCGGAACTGTCCTGA
- a CDS encoding acyltransferase family protein, which translates to MNPFQRAAIERLARQLVGDDRVEKLRQMPFNDLGFGYDQFGFERESALLAYLISRLFYLHYFRVESRGHGNIPAEGRTIVAANHSGLLPIDGVMIGCDLIEKLDRPRPMRAMVDNFVPSLPFIWQGMARAGQVVGSRRNFEELLKSEELVTVFPEGTKGIGKLFRERYRLKSFNVGFVELALQNQTPIVPAAVVGAEEQAPILGAIRASWVQRLGMPFIPLTPTFPLLGPLGLLPLPVKYHIRYGERLEFHREYGPDAASRPEIVKRLAEEVQQAVQDLVNEGLKERKGIFR; encoded by the coding sequence ATGAACCCATTTCAGCGAGCAGCGATCGAGCGGCTGGCCCGGCAACTCGTCGGAGATGACCGGGTGGAAAAACTCCGCCAGATGCCATTCAACGACCTGGGTTTCGGCTATGACCAGTTCGGCTTCGAGCGGGAATCGGCCCTTCTCGCCTATCTGATTTCACGGCTTTTCTACCTCCACTATTTCCGGGTGGAGAGCCGGGGCCACGGAAATATCCCTGCCGAAGGCCGCACGATCGTTGCGGCGAACCATTCGGGACTTTTGCCCATCGACGGGGTGATGATCGGCTGCGACCTGATCGAGAAGCTGGACCGCCCCCGCCCCATGCGGGCGATGGTGGACAACTTCGTGCCCAGCCTGCCGTTCATCTGGCAGGGGATGGCACGCGCCGGCCAAGTGGTGGGAAGCCGCCGCAATTTCGAGGAACTCCTGAAATCCGAAGAGCTGGTCACGGTATTCCCGGAAGGAACAAAAGGGATAGGCAAACTCTTTCGTGAACGGTACCGCCTGAAATCCTTCAACGTCGGCTTCGTTGAACTCGCCCTGCAGAACCAGACGCCAATTGTACCGGCCGCCGTCGTTGGCGCCGAGGAGCAGGCGCCAATACTGGGGGCCATCCGTGCGTCATGGGTTCAGCGGCTCGGCATGCCGTTTATTCCGCTTACGCCCACTTTCCCGTTACTGGGGCCCCTCGGGCTCTTGCCGCTGCCGGTGAAATACCATATCCGGTATGGCGAGCGGCTGGAGTTCCATCGTGAATACGGCCCGGATGCCGCCAGCCGGCCGGAAATCGTGAAGCGGCTGGCAGAAGAAGTTCAGCAGGCCGTGCAGGATCTGGTGAACGAAGGGCTCAAGGAACGCAAGGGGATATTCCGCTGA
- the hemB gene encoding porphobilinogen synthase, translating into MVDVLNKHPGLTLRPRRLRRTARLRNLVAETELNAGDLIQGVFVEPGKGVRKEIPSMPGVFRMSTDVLTEHAKELEKAGVAGVMIFGIPETKDEHGSGAHIHDGIVQQALETLRKAGTNLVLVADACFCEYTTSGHCGVLSKDTDTVVDNDRTLEELVKVAVSQAKAGADVIAPSGMMDGTVARLRTGLDAAGFSHIPVMMYSVKYASAYYGPFREAAEGAPRFGDRRSYQMDPRNGREALLEASLDLAEGADIVMVKPALAYLDVIRRVREISDRPVAAYNVSGEYSMVKAAAKAGWVDEKAVVLENLTAMKRAGADIIVTYHAPDVARWLAAK; encoded by the coding sequence ATGGTGGATGTCCTAAATAAGCACCCCGGCCTCACCTTGCGCCCCCGGCGGCTCCGCCGGACGGCACGGCTACGGAACCTCGTGGCTGAGACGGAACTGAACGCAGGCGATCTCATCCAGGGCGTGTTCGTGGAACCGGGCAAAGGTGTCCGCAAGGAAATCCCTTCCATGCCCGGCGTGTTCCGCATGAGCACGGATGTGCTCACAGAACATGCAAAGGAACTGGAAAAGGCCGGCGTCGCCGGGGTGATGATCTTCGGAATCCCTGAAACGAAGGATGAGCACGGATCGGGCGCACATATCCACGACGGGATCGTCCAGCAGGCGCTCGAAACGCTCAGGAAAGCAGGGACAAACCTCGTTCTCGTCGCCGACGCCTGCTTCTGCGAATATACCACCAGCGGACACTGCGGCGTGCTCTCCAAAGACACCGACACGGTGGTGGATAACGACCGGACCCTGGAAGAACTGGTCAAGGTCGCTGTCTCGCAGGCAAAAGCCGGAGCTGACGTCATCGCCCCCAGCGGCATGATGGACGGTACGGTGGCCCGCTTACGGACTGGGCTCGACGCGGCGGGGTTCAGCCACATCCCGGTCATGATGTATTCCGTTAAATACGCATCGGCCTACTACGGACCGTTCCGCGAGGCGGCCGAAGGAGCGCCCAGGTTCGGCGACCGGCGAAGCTACCAGATGGACCCGCGCAATGGCCGCGAGGCACTGCTGGAGGCATCGCTCGACCTCGCCGAGGGAGCCGATATCGTCATGGTGAAGCCCGCGCTTGCCTACCTCGATGTAATCCGGCGCGTGCGGGAGATTTCAGACCGGCCGGTGGCCGCCTACAACGTCTCCGGCGAGTATTCGATGGTGAAGGCGGCGGCCAAGGCTGGCTGGGTCGATGAAAAGGCGGTGGTGCTTGAGAACCTGACCGCCATGAAACGCGCCGGTGCGGACATCATCGTCACCTACCATGCTCCGGATGTGGCCCGCTGGCTAGCCGCCAAATGA